A window of Chaetodon trifascialis isolate fChaTrf1 chromosome 3, fChaTrf1.hap1, whole genome shotgun sequence genomic DNA:
AAATTCGGGTTAAAATGCATAATTTTCCTGAATTTGTCAGTTCAGCCCGAGCAGCCTGGATTTCACTGACAGCATTTCAATCCTCTCCAGGAGACATACAAGTTGCCACACCGGCTGATCGAAAAGAAAAGACGTGACAGAATCAACGAATGCATTGCCCAGCTGAAGGATTTGCTGCCAGAACATCTTAAGCTGACAGTGAGTATTATCTCTTACATATGACAAGTCTGCCAACAGCCAGGGAATCTGAGACTTCACATGGTTCTGCTGAGCAGTTTGCCTGCTCCAGCCTTTGGATTCAGGTTTTACCTctcaaaaaaatgaaagtttgggattttttttatttttttttatttttttatttttttaagttttgtaATTTTCTTAATTTTATCTCATTGAAATTCTAACAAGGCATTAGATTTGCATTTGTTGTTGagaattctgtgtgtgtgcttgtgcggATTGCATGACTTCCCGGGTGTTTGAGGCTTGTCCTCTGTTCAGCTGCAGAATGTGTTACATAAGAAAGATCAACATGCTTATCGAAGGTCTTCCTGTTTTAGACGCTGGGTCATTTGGAGAAAGCTGTGGTGCTGGAACTCACTCTCAAGCATGTGAAAGCCCTGAGTACCctcctggagcagcagcagcagaaaattaTCGCGCTACAGAAGGACCTGCAAATTAGTAAGTTTGATGCCGATGTGTAGAAGTACAAACGGCTGTTTTTCAGGAAGAGATCTGTTGTCTATTAGAAATACCCCAGAGAAAATTGTGTGCTAAAGTTGACTCTTAACCTTGTGGTTCTAATCGACCAGGTGATCATGGAGGCAGCAGTGCAGAGAGCAGTGAGGAGATGTTCCGCTCCGGCTTTCACTTGTGTGCAAAAGAGGTGCTCCACTATGTGGCCAGCCAAGAAAGCAGCAGGGACCTGACCCCTTCCCACGTCATCGGCCACATCCAAAAGGTAGCAGCTGAAGTCCTGCAGCATCGAAGCAGCCTGCACCCAGACGAGTCCATCCCAACTCcagagaaactgaagaaacCCACTGGACAACCCCAAAGGGTGTTTGAGGGCCCAGCTAAGAACTGTGTTCCCGTCATTCAAAGGACTTATCCCCATGGAATGGGGGAGCAGAGCGgcagtgacacagacacagacagcggCTATGGGGGCGAGCACGACAAGCGTGATCCCAAAGCCAAGTGGTCAGTAAGCCATGCAAAGGAGGGGGAGCTCAAGCACATCGCGTCGGAGAGGACGGCCGGTGCGATCAAGCAGGAGGGCGATGAGCCTCAGGCCAAGAAATCGAGGTCTGACTCCTCGGAGGACGAGGTTCAGGCAGCAGGAAGTCCTGGCAGCTACATGAGCTTCTCCCCTAACCAGCCCCCATTTTGTCTCCCCTTCTACCTCATCCCCCCTGCAGCTGCACCAGTGGCAGCCTATCTGCCCATGCTGGAGAAATGCTGGTATCCCGGGGGCATGCCCATTATGTACCCGGGCATGAGTGGCTCTGCGGCGAGCTTGCCCACAGAGGCAGTCCCCTCATCTCTGGTGATGTCCCCGAGGGCAGGCTCTCCAGTACCCCACCAGAACCCCATGGACTCCCCTGCTCTTCACAAAGCTTTAAAGCAGATTCCCCCATTGAACTTGGAAACCAAAGACTGAACAGATGAGTTTCTGTTGGAATCTCACCCTCTGAAAGTTGAAGGGTTTGGATGGTTGGCCCACTGAAAAGAGGGTAAACAAACACGAACGCACTGGTATCCCTTCAAACCACCGCCATCGTTTGGCCCATCAAAACATTGACCCCAGCAAAGAACCCTGAATGGCCACAGCCGTTCATCGTCAGCTCCTGGCACGCCGAAGCAGGACTTTTGTGGGAAACCTGGAGTGCCCACGTGACGGCTCATAGATCACCTGTTGCACGACTCTGAAACactgtgaagattctcagttTAAAGACAATGAGTGCGCAGCAGATTGCTACAGGGTTTTTTTAAGCAAGGTTCGTCTTCTCCACCCTCAGTGTTGAATGTCATTCGTAACCCCAGAATGTAAGGCACAGAAAAGCCCCCCCAGAATTATTTGGACCTGCtttttgcacacacaccagtctGTAATGAATGTAAAGATTGAACAAAAGCCCCTTGTAGATGCTGCTTGAAATGATCATTTCCCTCTGTAGATCTGCGAATGGAGGATCTACCTTCAGTCTTTGTCGCTCCTGTAAGTGCAACAAACCATTGTTTAGACTAGAATGttaccaaaaatgaaaatgtctggtTCATGTAGACCATTACATCACAACAGACATTGCTCTTTTGACCCTTTATTACCTTGGAGCTAAttgaacaccatgttcaaagAATTCAGGGCGTTGTCACTGTACGAGGTGTGTCACTCATGTCTGTTGAAGAGTGATGTGGCCACACATGCTTTTACGATTTAACTTGTGACTCATGACTATTCGTGCATCTAGATTGCGTTCCTGTGAAGTCATGTGTtgtaattattttgtttatacTACTCGTACATCTCTATTTTTGATACGTGACCCACTGAGTGTATTTGCATCGCTACCAGAGGAAGGTTGAGGCAGTCCTTTGCTGTATGCCATGAGAGCGTGTACAGTATATAGCATTGTGCTCAACCTGATTTGCATCTTGCCCACAAATTCGTCAAGTTAGGGCCTGACCTTAGCTCATGCTGTTGCCTTTACTCGTTTAACACAGACACAACGATGGCAGgtgtttaaatgtatttgctttaaATGTGTCTGTGGCAAAGAGAGTGAAtgtaaaattcaaacaaaaataatagtTTTGTATAGAAAGAGGTACTTgggatttttattttgaaatgtaacaaaatgttgtttgttgTACATATTTTGTATATAAAGTATTATTgatatatattaaaatattaataaagctccccccaccccccatgtggaatttctctttcactgcctGGTGGCTTAAACGTGTTGTAGGCAGCCAACCTGACAGCTCCTCATAACAACACATACTTACATAAGACTTACATAACCCGTAAAGCAGCAGAGCCTGTGCAAATCAATAACATGTCTTAGATTACAGGCTGTAAAC
This region includes:
- the bhlhe40 gene encoding class E basic helix-loop-helix protein 40 codes for the protein MERITSAQPPPCVPKLDIADMQGMDFPIYVYKPRRGMKRGEESKETYKLPHRLIEKKRRDRINECIAQLKDLLPEHLKLTTLGHLEKAVVLELTLKHVKALSTLLEQQQQKIIALQKDLQISDHGGSSAESSEEMFRSGFHLCAKEVLHYVASQESSRDLTPSHVIGHIQKVAAEVLQHRSSLHPDESIPTPEKLKKPTGQPQRVFEGPAKNCVPVIQRTYPHGMGEQSGSDTDTDSGYGGEHDKRDPKAKWSVSHAKEGELKHIASERTAGAIKQEGDEPQAKKSRSDSSEDEVQAAGSPGSYMSFSPNQPPFCLPFYLIPPAAAPVAAYLPMLEKCWYPGGMPIMYPGMSGSAASLPTEAVPSSLVMSPRAGSPVPHQNPMDSPALHKALKQIPPLNLETKD